The sequence GCAAAGAGAAGACAAGCCATTTGCTCTGCATTATAGTCGGTGTAACAGGAAAGCACTCATTTAGCTCTCCTGTCATACGTACTGCCATCTTTCCCTGAACTCCTGTCAACTATAGTGAGTTTTACAATTATCAATAGAATGTTTGGGTTTGTCATATGTGTTCCAGCTCCTATTATTCCCGTTTCACGTGAATTATGTGTATCGAGGCAAGGGATACACGTACTTTTTTGGAAGGGTAAACGAACTCTATatacttttaaaatgattaaaaccAAATGGAAACTGTGTAGAGaatataatggacctacatttataccgtttcttgactgtgtccagctcactaATAATCATTTAAATGAAACCTAGACAGTCGGGTAGCATCGAAAGTTTCAAAAGCATTGGATACAGGACAATTTCTTTGCACGTTTTGATGGCGAAGAAATGAACACATTTTCAGTGCGACCCTCTGGACCTTCTTGAAGACCGAATGTGGCCCCCGGCGCAAAATGAGTTGAAAACCCCTGTACCAGATACTTTGCAATGTCATTTTCAGTGATCTTCAATGAATATTGTTTTGATCTTTGCATTTTCTACTGTTTGAATGAAAAAACAACCATGGTGTATTTTTGATTTGAAACAATTTTTCAGCAGGGAGAATtcagccatgtgtgtgtgtgtgtgtgtgtgtgtgtgtgtgtgtgtgtgtgtgtcatactgtCTATTGTTCACCCACATCTAGGTACTGCGGGATCTCTTCCACTACAAACCCGTCCTGACCAAGCAGCAGTTCCTCCAGTTTGGCTATGCAGAAAGAAAGACCTGCatcctctgtgatgtcatcgcCTTGGCCCTGCAGAAACACAAAGAGCTCAGCAAAGGCAACAAGGTCAGTCTGTCTCCCTCAGCTTTGACGAGCCTAGAGCATCATCGACAACATGATAATGATGACACGGTATTCACGGTTCAATTAACTATTGCACCCTCTTGATCAGATCATGTCTGTATTGTAATAGAGAAGGTGTTCTCAATAGACTACCTGGTAAAAGAAAAGGTCCATGTattgcatctgtgtgtgttgcagcCAAAGCCGAGAGCTCGTTTTCAGGCCTCGAGTTCAGACTCCAAAAGTGAGGCTCTCCCATTTCAGGCTGAAACAATGAACCCCATGGCCACCACAGTAAGTCTTTGCCAAGGACATGACMGTGTAGACCAACATACCTGTTCAACTCTACACTTTATCAAAGAGGCCTGAGCtatcctagttaaattaaggttaaattaaacattttaaaatagtcCATTGTAATGCTGCATGAATACATGGCCCGGCCTTAACATGACTAGGTGAGATGGTTCTTTCCCACAGTTATCCCTAAGCAGGCCACTAGTGGAGAGACACATTGGTGGTGACTCCTGGGTCTCCTCTAGTAGAACCTCAGATAATGaagagtctgaggaagaggagggggggctGGGACTGGAGGAGGTCCAGAACCAAGCACCTACAGTCCCTCAAACAGTGACTACCAGCATATTTCTCCACAATTATAAACACAGACASACACAGCCCTTCTCTCTGTAACACACAGTACCAaagtgacacaaacacacacaaactgactggATTGTGACCACCCTTCCAGGACCTGGTGGTGGAGGGGAGGCTGGCAGAGCTGGAGGCCCAGCTGCTGCAGGTCCAGACCAGGCTGGGGAGGCTCTCGGCCCTGGAGCAGAGGCTGGAGCTTCTAGAGAAGGCCTCGGCCGGGAGGATCACTATAGACAAGCACCAGTGGGAGAACCTGGAGAGCAGAGTGCTACTGCTGGAGACCAGACTGACCCTCGCCACGGCCCAGGTAGGCTCTTTGAtactgtgtgtctgcgtgtgtgtcagCCATGGCCCAGGTAGGAAGGGATCTTTACACCACATCTGTCCAATCTGGAGACGCTTCTAAAGAACTCTCCATACCTCTATCTAATGACAAGTAGAAGCAGATGCAGATGTTGAACTAATGATGTCAGTCCATTCCAGAATGTCTACTGTATCTCTGTTTGCTGATTTAAAGATGGAAAAATGTACAGCTTTCAaggttgtttttttccccctctaggAGTCGTCACTTATCAATGGAGGTTGGAGTCATCACATGGCGGATAATGCAACAGAAGTCACTGGTTGGAACTGATTTTGACAATAAAAGTGTCTTAGTAAAGTATTATTGAGGCCATCGTATACAACAACTGAAATACAGTAATAGAAAGATCAAATTCCCAGTGTGATATAAAAGTTCAACTGATGCTCACATACCCTTAGAGTCAAGACCCAGTCCTCCAGAGAGCCTCCTACACAACTCTGGCTGTGAGCGTCCTCAGTCCTCCACCCCTTCTGCTAGCTATCCCATCAGCCCCTGTGTGACAACAGCACCCCCAGAGGTAATGKCAGATATTACAAGTAAATATAATGGAAACATTAGAAGACTATTtgggctggattcaatctgtaGTATCGTGAAAGAGCCACGTTATAGGTCGATTTgaaattttaaaggcaatgttcgaGGAGACTTCATTCACGGTAAACTCTGCATATGCCgactcaattggaaattaccttcGAATTTTTACGCGGATCTTCCACAATAAGGATTAAATCAAGCCCTTTGTTTTTCATTCAGTCTTGACTCATTTTCTGTAGGAGAATATGAAAGAGAGATTGGAAAGGATAGCCAACATGTAAGTACTCTAGATCTATGTTGTATTCCCTCTAATGTTAACCAAGGCTAATACACCatctactgtatataaaataatacTGCATTTATGTTTAACTTCATTTCATTATTAACTTTGTTTTGTTCTTCTCCTTTGTTTWAGGATGAAAGACACTTCCAGCCTTTTAAGAAGTATAGAACCCTCAATGTAAATTcagacttttaaaaaatgtatttttgtaattgttcTCTGGATTAGTATGTGAGTGATGAATAAAGTTATCATGGATAAATATCAACTTGTGTTCACAAtccattatatacagtaccagtcaaaagtttggacacacctactcattcaagggtttttcttacttttactattttctacattgtggaataatagtgaagacatcaaaactatgaaataacacatatggagtcatgtagtaaccaaaaaagtgttaaacaaatcaaaatatattttattttagattcttcaaagtagccaccctttgccttgacagctttgcacacKcttggcattctctcaaccagMtacatgaggaatgcttttccaacagtcttgaaggaattcccacatatcctgagcacttgttggctgcttttccttcactctgcggtccaactcatcccaaaccatctcaattgggttgaggtcaggtgattgtggaggccaggtcatctgatgctgcactccatcactctcctgcccttacacagcctggaggtgtgttttgggtcattgtactgttgaaaaataaatgatagtcccactaagcgcaaatcagatgggatggcgtatcgctgcagaatgctgtggtagccatgctggtatgccttgaattctaaattaatcactgaccgtgtcgccagcaaagcacccccacaccatttttttgtttttgacctttttatttaacatggcaagtcggttaagaactcattcttatttgcaatgacggcctaccggggaacagtgggttaactgccttgttcaggggcataacaacagatttttacattgtcagctcggggattcgatccagcaacctttcggttactggcccaatgctctaaccactaggttacctgccacaccatcacacctcctccatgcttcacggtgggaaccacacattcggagatcatccgttcaccaactctgtgtctcacaaagacatggcggttggaaccaaaaatctcacattgtgactcagaccaaaaggacagatttccaccggtctaatgtccattggtcgtgtttcttggcccaagcaagtctcgtcttcttattggtgtccttttagtagtggtttctttgcagcaattcgaccatgaaggcctgattcacgcactcctctgaacagttgatgttgagatgtgtcttacttgaacactgaagtatttatttgggctgcaatttctgaggctggttactCTAATAAACTTCTCTACagctgaggtaactctgggtcttccttttctgtggcggtcctcatgagagccagtttcattgtaGCGcttggtttttacgactgcacttttccgtattgactgacctccatgtcttaaagtaatgatggactgtcgtttctctttgcttatttgagctgttcttgccataatatggacttggtattttaccataaagggctatcttctatataccacccctaccttgtcacaacacaactgattggctcaaacgcattaataagagaagaaattccacaaatgaacttttaacaaggcacacctgttaattgaaatgcattccaggtgactacctcatgaagctggttgagagagtgcaaagctgtcaaagaccaacggtggctactttgaagaatataaaatatattttgatttgttaaacttttttggttactacatgattccatatgttatttcatagttttgctgtcttcactattattctacaatgtagaaattagtacaaataaagaaaacccttcaatgagaatgtccaaactttagactggtactgtaattctGTATTTTATTTGCACAAACAACTTTACGTACAATACCCGGTCTTGTGaaactttacttttactatggACCTGGCCAGTAGAGGTCACCAACAGAYCTCTGAGATGTCTTCTCTGGCTATACTGGACAATACTCCAGCTCCCGTTCAATCATCCTTCCTCCTCACAGTAGAGCTTCCCTAAGCCCTGTACGATCTGAAATGTATGAAGAAGATCAATTGCGTTTTGAAAAGAAGGCTAGGAGAAAGGACACAAGGAATTAATAATTTGAGAAAGTCTAATTCTGTTTTCCTCATTCAGGCCGAGATTCAATTCAAGGCATGTTATAAAGCAGTGGTTTCTCAAACCTCTCATTGAGATCCCCAGACCTTTCATGTACTTGAtatattccagagctagcacacctatTCAATTtgtcaactatactgaacaaaaatataaatgcaacatgcaacaatttcagtgaTTTTTACTGAGTTTTACAGTTCACAcaaggatatcagtcaattgaaataaataaattaggccctaatctatggattttaaatgactgggcaggagcacagccatgggtgggcctgggagggaataggcccacccactggggagccaggcccagccaatcagaatgagtttttcctcacaaaagggctttattacagacagaaatacccctcaatttcatcagctgttcgggtgacaggtctcagatgatcccgcaggtgaagaagccggatgtggaggtcctgggctggcatggttacacgtggttgtgaggctggttgggcgtaatgccaaattctcgaacactacgttggaggcggcttatggtagagaaatgaacattcaattatctcaACTtgagaactgcacattttagagtggccttttcttgtccccagcacaaggtgcacctgtggaatgagcatgctatttaatcagcttcttgatatgcttaTTTCCATATGCAGCGTTGTACCGTGAATGTGGTCTTTGCTGACAAAGTGCTCTTTAATTGAATCCTGGCCTAAAATATCATAAATgtataatacaaaaataatgacCAAGGAGAGTTGTGGATCCAAAGAAATGCACAACCCAGTGTGgtggagcatggtgcttgcaacaccagagATTTGGCTTTGATTCCTATAAGCGCCACATAAGCTGTGGTGTAATCGAGGATTGGCCACAGTACAAACACTCAAGAGGCAGGTTAAAGGCAAAATATAGACTTTTAATGACAAACTTAGCTGGGGACTGGGATCAAAAGCCAGGACCTCCCAGGG is a genomic window of Salvelinus sp. IW2-2015 unplaced genomic scaffold, ASM291031v2 Un_scaffold2249, whole genome shotgun sequence containing:
- the LOC112073388 gene encoding centrosomal protein of 44 kDa-like isoform X1, encoding MMSTGDLKGCLRKLDAQLRALKYPREVDYNGTELAQEWQQAGVSASARTVRRRLLEDGLVSRRATKKPLLSRKNTRDRLIFCKSLAKGDPSAFLPIVSYAFISYSPHLAEHLVGFGVELTGKNDLRFIECIYKVLRDLFHYKPVLTKQQFLQFGYAERKTCILCDVIALALQKHKELSKGNKPKPRARFQASSSDSKSEALPFQAETMNPMATTLSLSRPLVERHIGGDSWVSSSRTSDNEESEEEEGGLGLEEVQNQAPTVPQTDLVVEGRLAELEAQLLQVQTRLGRLSALEQRLELLEKASAGRITIDKHQWENLESRVLLLETRLTLATAQESSLINGGWSHHMADNATEVTESRPSPPESLLHNSGCERPQSSTPSASYPISPCVTTAPPEENMKERLERIANMMKDTSSLLRSIEPSM
- the LOC112073388 gene encoding centrosomal protein of 44 kDa-like isoform X2; amino-acid sequence: MMSTGDLKGCLRKLDAQLRALKYPREVDYNGTELAQEWQQAGVSASARTVRRRLLEDGLVSRRATKKPLLSRKNTRDRLIFCKSLAKGDPSAFLPIVSYAFISYSPHLAEHLVGFGVELTGKNDLRFIECIYKVLRDLFHYKPVLTKQQFLQFGYAERKTCILCDVIALALQKHKELSKGNKPKPRARFQASSSDSKSEALPFQAETMNPMATTLSLSRPLVERHIGGDSWVSSSRTSDNEESEEEEGGLGLEEVQNQAPTVPQTDLVVEGRLAELEAQLLQVQTRLGRLSALEQRLELLEKASAGRITIDKHQWENLESRVLLLETRLTLATAQESSLINGGWSHHMADNATEVTESRPSPPESLLHNSGCERPQSSTPSASYPISPCVTTAPPEDERHFQPFKKYRTLNVNSDF
- the LOC112073388 gene encoding centrosomal protein of 44 kDa-like isoform X4 encodes the protein MMSTGDLKGCLRKLDAQLRALKYPREVDYNGTELAQEWQQAGVSASARTVRRRLLEDGLVSRRATKKPLLSRKNTRDRLIFCKSLAKGDPSAFLPIVSYAFISYSPHLAEHLVGFGVELTGKNDLRFIECIYKVLRDLFHYKPVLTKQQFLQFGYAERKTCILCDVIALALQKHKELSKGNKPKPRARFQASSSDSKSEALPFQAETMNPMATTLSLSRPLVERHIGGDSWVSSSRTSDNEESEEEEGGLGLEEVQNQAPTVPQTDLVVEGRLAELEAQLLQVQTRLGRLSALEQRLELLEKASAGRITIDKHQWENLESRVLLLETRLTLATAQESSLINGGWSHHMADNATEVTG
- the LOC112073388 gene encoding centrosomal protein of 44 kDa-like isoform X3: MMSTGDLKGCLRKLDAQLRALKYPREVDYNGLAKGDPSAFLPIVSYAFISYSPHLAEHLVGFGVELTGKNDLRFIECIYKVLRDLFHYKPVLTKQQFLQFGYAERKTCILCDVIALALQKHKELSKGNKPKPRARFQASSSDSKSEALPFQAETMNPMATTLSLSRPLVERHIGGDSWVSSSRTSDNEESEEEEGGLGLEEVQNQAPTVPQTDLVVEGRLAELEAQLLQVQTRLGRLSALEQRLELLEKASAGRITIDKHQWENLESRVLLLETRLTLATAQESSLINGGWSHHMADNATEVTESRPSPPESLLHNSGCERPQSSTPSASYPISPCVTTAPPEENMKERLERIANMMKDTSSLLRSIEPSM